A genome region from Frankineae bacterium MT45 includes the following:
- a CDS encoding glycyl-tRNA synthetase yields the protein MPADRNDNVVNLAKKRGFVFPSSEIYGGTRSAWDYGPLGVELKENVRRQWWRAMVTSREDVVGLDSAVILATDVWKASGHLETFTDPLTECTSCHKRYRADHLEEEYEARKGRLPENGLADIPCPNCGNRNTWTEPRPFSGMLKTFLGPIEDESGVHYLRPETAQGIFLNFKNISRTARKKPPFGIAQTGKSFRNEITPGNFIFRTREFEQMEMEFFVEPGTDEQWHEYWLQERWNWYLGLGINPDNLRYFEHPKEKLSHYSTRTVDIEYRFQFGGSEFAELEGIANRTDFDLKTHSEHSGTDLSYLDTETNERWTPYVIEPAAGLTRAVLAFLLDAYTEDEAPNAKGVMEKRTVLKLDRRLAPVKVAVLPLSRNADLSPKARELAATLRQHWNIEFDDAQAIGKRYRRQDEIGTPFCVTVDFETLEDNAVTIRERDSMAQERIAIDQVESYLAARLIGC from the coding sequence GTGCCCGCCGATCGCAACGACAACGTAGTCAACCTCGCCAAGAAGCGGGGTTTTGTCTTCCCGTCCAGCGAGATCTACGGCGGAACCCGCTCGGCCTGGGACTACGGTCCGCTCGGCGTGGAGCTGAAGGAGAACGTCCGCCGGCAGTGGTGGCGGGCGATGGTCACCTCACGGGAGGACGTCGTCGGCCTGGACTCGGCCGTCATCCTCGCCACGGACGTCTGGAAGGCCTCAGGTCACCTCGAGACGTTCACCGATCCGCTGACGGAGTGCACCAGCTGCCACAAGCGCTACCGGGCCGACCACCTCGAGGAGGAGTACGAGGCTCGCAAGGGCCGCCTTCCGGAGAACGGACTGGCCGACATTCCCTGCCCGAACTGCGGCAACCGCAACACCTGGACCGAGCCGCGCCCCTTCTCCGGGATGCTGAAGACCTTCCTCGGCCCGATCGAGGACGAGTCCGGCGTGCACTACCTGCGCCCGGAGACGGCCCAGGGCATCTTCCTGAACTTCAAGAACATCTCCCGCACGGCCCGAAAGAAGCCACCCTTCGGCATCGCGCAGACGGGCAAGAGCTTCCGCAACGAGATCACCCCCGGCAACTTCATCTTCCGCACCCGCGAGTTCGAGCAGATGGAGATGGAGTTCTTCGTCGAGCCCGGCACCGACGAGCAGTGGCACGAGTACTGGCTGCAGGAGCGCTGGAACTGGTACCTGGGTCTGGGCATCAACCCGGACAACCTGCGCTACTTCGAGCACCCGAAAGAGAAGCTCAGTCACTACTCGACGCGCACCGTCGACATCGAGTACCGCTTCCAGTTCGGCGGGTCTGAGTTCGCCGAGCTAGAGGGCATAGCCAACCGCACCGACTTCGACCTGAAGACGCACTCGGAGCACTCCGGCACCGACCTGAGCTACCTCGACACCGAGACCAACGAGCGCTGGACGCCCTACGTCATCGAGCCGGCGGCGGGCCTCACCCGGGCCGTGCTGGCTTTCCTTCTCGACGCATACACCGAGGACGAGGCGCCCAACGCCAAGGGCGTGATGGAGAAGCGCACCGTCCTCAAGCTCGATCGGCGGCTGGCCCCGGTGAAGGTGGCGGTGCTGCCGCTATCGCGCAACGCCGACCTCTCGCCCAAGGCCCGGGAGCTGGCGGCGACGCTGCGCCAGCACTGGAACATCGAGTTCGACGACGCCCAGGCGATCGGCAAGCGCTACCGCCGCCAGGACGAGATCGGCACGCCGTTCTGCGTCACCGTCGACTTCGAGACGCTCGAGGACAACGCGGTGACCATCCGGGAGCGTGACTCGATGGCCCAGGAGCGCATCGCGATCGATCAGGTCGAGTCCTACCTGGCGGCGCGGCTGATCGGCTGCTGA
- a CDS encoding putative TIM-barrel protein, nifR3 family produces the protein MTVETLPKPLTLSAKVVVDPPVVLAPMAGITNLAFRRLAREATATQLGDRRGALFVSEMITSRALVEGNEKTMRLIRFGEEEQPRSIQLYGVDPVIVGEAARKIVANDWADHIDLNFGCPVPKVTRKGGGAALPWHTDLFSDIVEATVKAAGGAVPVTVKMRIGIDDEHVTFREAGLRAQDAGAAHVALHGRTAAQFYGGQANWERIAELVQLLDIPVLGNGDIWEADDALRMVRETGCAGVVVGRGCLGRPWLFADLAAAFAGNPQRSRPDLAQVAATMFRHAELLADFVGEDRGLADFRKHVAWYLKGFSVGGELRTALAMVHTLDELRSRLELLDVGQPFPTAVLGQPRGRTTGGRAVSLPQGWLESRSDRSVPLDAELPDSGG, from the coding sequence ATGACGGTCGAGACGCTGCCCAAGCCGCTGACGCTGTCGGCGAAGGTCGTCGTCGACCCGCCAGTGGTGCTGGCGCCGATGGCCGGCATCACCAACCTCGCCTTCCGGCGACTTGCCCGCGAGGCCACGGCCACTCAGCTCGGCGACCGCAGGGGGGCGCTCTTCGTCAGCGAGATGATCACCTCGCGGGCCCTGGTCGAGGGGAACGAGAAGACGATGCGCCTCATCCGCTTCGGCGAGGAGGAGCAGCCGCGCAGCATCCAGCTCTACGGCGTCGACCCGGTCATCGTCGGGGAGGCCGCCCGCAAGATCGTCGCGAACGACTGGGCCGACCACATCGACCTCAACTTCGGCTGCCCGGTCCCGAAGGTGACTCGCAAGGGTGGGGGAGCGGCGCTGCCCTGGCACACCGACCTCTTCAGCGACATCGTTGAAGCAACGGTGAAAGCGGCCGGTGGAGCCGTCCCGGTGACGGTGAAGATGCGCATCGGCATCGACGACGAGCACGTCACGTTCCGCGAAGCCGGGCTCCGGGCCCAGGACGCCGGGGCCGCCCACGTCGCCCTGCACGGGCGGACCGCGGCCCAGTTCTACGGCGGTCAGGCCAACTGGGAGCGCATCGCTGAACTGGTGCAGCTACTCGACATCCCGGTGCTCGGCAACGGCGACATCTGGGAGGCCGACGACGCACTCCGCATGGTGCGCGAGACGGGCTGTGCCGGAGTGGTGGTCGGGCGCGGGTGTCTCGGGCGTCCGTGGCTCTTCGCCGACCTGGCCGCCGCCTTCGCCGGCAACCCGCAGCGCAGCCGTCCCGACCTGGCCCAGGTCGCCGCGACGATGTTCCGCCATGCCGAGCTGCTGGCCGACTTCGTGGGTGAGGACCGCGGCCTGGCCGACTTCCGCAAGCACGTGGCCTGGTACCTGAAGGGCTTCTCCGTCGGCGGCGAACTGCGCACCGCGTTGGCTATGGTGCACACCCTCGACGAGCTGCGTTCGCGCCTGGAGCTCCTCGATGTGGGGCAGCCGTTTCCGACGGCGGTGCTCGGGCAGCCGCGGGGGCGCACCACCGGTGGGCGGGCCGTCTCGCTACCCCAGGGATGGCTCGAATCCCGCTCGGATCGGAGCGTCCCGTTGGACGCAGAACTCCCGGATTCCGGGGGCTGA
- a CDS encoding Putative sensory transduction regulator — translation MASNFKGMLVQRLRALVGLKAPRPSEALGVAVPAPQRVGGVLIPGGRAGASAPDETKVLPTTELLQQVLDDHELRHFVDADGDLTVRWKNFSIYFFHYGKQREVLQARLYLDRRFEVESRPMVALALDDWNRTKLFPKAYTVLPDDGYVGICAEQCHDFEVGVTREQLTYTIGVWIETLVRFATWVEEQVWLGEQ, via the coding sequence GTGGCGAGTAACTTCAAGGGCATGCTTGTGCAACGCCTACGCGCACTCGTGGGCCTGAAGGCGCCCCGCCCGTCCGAGGCGCTCGGCGTCGCCGTCCCTGCTCCGCAGCGGGTTGGCGGTGTGCTGATCCCGGGGGGTCGGGCCGGCGCGTCGGCGCCCGACGAGACGAAGGTGCTCCCCACCACCGAGCTGCTGCAGCAGGTGCTCGATGATCACGAGCTGCGCCACTTCGTCGACGCCGACGGGGACCTCACCGTGCGGTGGAAGAACTTCAGCATCTACTTCTTCCACTACGGAAAGCAGCGTGAAGTGCTGCAGGCCCGGCTATACCTGGACCGCCGTTTCGAAGTGGAGTCACGGCCGATGGTGGCGCTCGCCCTCGACGACTGGAACCGGACCAAGCTCTTCCCGAAGGCGTACACGGTGCTCCCGGACGACGGTTACGTCGGGATCTGCGCCGAGCAGTGCCACGACTTCGAGGTCGGCGTCACCCGCGAACAGTTGACCTACACGATCGGGGTCTGGATCGAGACGCTGGTGCGCTTCGCGACCTGGGTCGAGGAGCAGGTCTGGCTCGGTGAGCAGTGA
- a CDS encoding GTP-binding protein Era, with amino-acid sequence MSSFRSGFCCFVGRPNAGKSTLTNALVGSKIVITSDKPQTTRHAVRGIVNRPHAQLIVVDTPGLHRPRTLLGQRLNDVVHDTLADVDVIGFCLPANEKIGPGDRYIAAELAKLNKTVIAIVTKTDAAKKAEVGAQLLAVSQLGDFAEIVPVSAVSGAQVELLADLFAARMPEGPALYPNDVLTDSEDEDRMAELIREAALDGVFDELPHSIAVTIEEMRPRANNPDITEIFATIHLERDSQKGIMIGHKGARLKQIGITSRQGIEELIGGKVHLDLHISVMAEWQRDPKKLDRLGF; translated from the coding sequence GTGTCAAGTTTTCGTTCCGGTTTCTGCTGCTTCGTAGGACGTCCCAATGCGGGGAAGTCCACCCTCACCAACGCCCTGGTGGGCAGCAAGATCGTGATCACCAGCGACAAGCCGCAGACCACCCGTCATGCCGTGCGGGGAATCGTCAATCGCCCGCACGCGCAACTGATCGTCGTCGACACCCCTGGGCTGCACCGTCCGCGCACCCTCCTCGGGCAGCGACTCAATGACGTCGTCCACGACACCCTGGCCGATGTCGACGTCATCGGGTTCTGCCTGCCGGCCAACGAGAAGATCGGCCCCGGCGACCGCTACATCGCGGCCGAGTTGGCCAAGCTCAACAAGACAGTCATCGCCATCGTCACCAAGACCGATGCGGCGAAAAAGGCTGAGGTCGGCGCGCAGTTGCTGGCCGTCAGCCAGCTCGGCGACTTCGCCGAGATCGTCCCCGTCTCGGCCGTCTCCGGCGCCCAGGTCGAACTGCTGGCCGACCTCTTCGCGGCCCGGATGCCCGAAGGGCCGGCCCTTTACCCCAACGACGTCCTCACCGACTCCGAGGACGAGGACCGGATGGCCGAACTCATCCGGGAGGCCGCACTGGACGGCGTCTTCGACGAGTTGCCGCACTCGATCGCCGTCACCATCGAGGAGATGCGCCCGCGGGCCAACAACCCCGACATCACCGAGATCTTCGCGACGATCCACCTTGAGCGGGACAGCCAGAAGGGCATCATGATCGGGCACAAGGGGGCCCGGTTGAAGCAGATCGGGATCACCTCACGCCAGGGGATCGAGGAACTGATCGGCGGAAAGGTTCACCTGGACCTGCACATCTCGGTGATGGCCGAGTGGCAGCGGGACCCCAAGAAGCTCGATCGGCTGGGCTTCTAA
- a CDS encoding Undecaprenyl pyrophosphate synthetase, with amino-acid sequence MNYGDCVAANSSSTDRRSSSTSRWPDPPPHPSGAKAPEIGKQFVPKHVAVVMDGNGRWAQQRGLPRTEGHKAGEAALLDVLHGAMEIGISTVSAYAFSTENWRRSPEEVRFLMGFNKDVIRRRRDELNALGVHIRWAGRRPRLWRSVIDQLEDAEEVTRGNDRLTLQFCVNYGGRAEIVDAVREISRQAAAGKLNPAKIDERTISEHLYEPDLGDVDLFIRTSGEQRTSNFLLWQSAYAELAFVDTPWPAFDRRHLWQACLDYASRDRRFGAAGPVEPINTDAASGINP; translated from the coding sequence TTGAACTACGGTGATTGCGTGGCCGCGAACTCCTCCAGCACCGACCGACGATCCTCATCGACCAGTCGCTGGCCCGACCCGCCGCCGCACCCATCGGGCGCCAAGGCCCCGGAGATCGGCAAGCAGTTCGTCCCCAAGCACGTCGCCGTGGTGATGGACGGCAACGGACGCTGGGCCCAGCAGCGCGGGCTGCCCCGCACAGAGGGGCACAAGGCGGGCGAAGCGGCGCTGCTGGACGTGCTGCACGGCGCGATGGAGATCGGCATCTCGACCGTCTCGGCCTATGCCTTCTCGACCGAGAACTGGCGCCGCTCGCCCGAGGAGGTGCGCTTCCTGATGGGCTTCAACAAGGACGTGATTCGCCGCCGCCGGGACGAGCTGAACGCGCTCGGTGTGCACATCCGGTGGGCCGGACGCCGCCCCCGGCTCTGGCGCTCGGTGATCGACCAACTCGAGGACGCCGAGGAGGTGACCCGCGGAAATGACCGCCTCACCCTGCAGTTCTGCGTGAACTACGGCGGCCGGGCCGAGATCGTCGACGCGGTCCGCGAGATCAGCCGGCAGGCGGCCGCCGGAAAGCTGAACCCGGCCAAGATCGACGAGCGGACGATCAGCGAGCACCTCTACGAGCCTGACCTGGGCGACGTCGACCTCTTCATCCGCACCAGCGGCGAGCAGCGGACCTCGAACTTCCTGCTCTGGCAGTCGGCGTACGCCGAACTGGCCTTCGTCGACACGCCCTGGCCCGCCTTCGACCGCCGGCACCTCTGGCAGGCCTGCCTCGACTACGCCTCCCGGGACCGGCGCTTCGGCGCCGCCGGGCCGGTCGAGCCCATCAATACCGACGCCGCCTCCGGGATCAACCCGTGA
- a CDS encoding Acetyl esterase/lipase produces MTAAASSNPRRYPYGEGPSQFGELYLPTGERRPGTVVVIHGGFWRSRYNLGLGRPLAIDLAARGWVAWNLEYRRVGSGSGGGGGWPQTLDDVAAGIDLLAELADEFALDLDRVVTVGHSAGGHLATWAAGRSVLPGAEPRVRVSAAVAQAGVLCLARAATTGVGNGAVIDLLGGSPEQVPQRYSVADPVQQLPIDARVLCVHGHDDEDVPFSQSEEYVRAARTAGVDAVLADMPGGHMELIDVADPAWQSVIDALPDLLA; encoded by the coding sequence ATGACCGCTGCCGCCTCGAGCAATCCCCGCCGGTACCCGTACGGGGAGGGGCCGTCCCAGTTCGGCGAGCTGTACCTGCCGACCGGCGAGCGGCGCCCCGGCACCGTCGTGGTCATCCACGGTGGGTTCTGGCGCAGCCGGTACAACTTGGGCCTCGGCCGCCCGCTCGCGATCGACCTGGCCGCCCGCGGCTGGGTCGCCTGGAATCTCGAGTACCGCCGGGTCGGCAGCGGGAGCGGCGGCGGCGGTGGGTGGCCGCAGACCCTCGACGACGTCGCGGCCGGCATCGACCTGCTGGCCGAATTGGCCGACGAGTTCGCACTGGATCTCGACCGGGTTGTCACCGTCGGGCACTCGGCCGGCGGGCACCTGGCGACCTGGGCCGCCGGGCGGTCGGTACTGCCGGGCGCGGAGCCGCGGGTGCGGGTGAGCGCCGCTGTGGCCCAGGCCGGCGTGCTCTGCCTGGCCCGGGCTGCGACCACCGGCGTCGGCAACGGCGCCGTCATCGACCTCCTCGGCGGCTCCCCGGAGCAGGTTCCCCAGCGTTACTCGGTGGCCGATCCCGTGCAGCAGCTGCCGATCGATGCGCGGGTGCTCTGCGTGCACGGCCACGACGACGAGGACGTGCCCTTCAGTCAGAGCGAAGAGTATGTCCGGGCCGCCCGCACGGCCGGTGTCGACGCAGTGCTGGCCGACATGCCGGGCGGGCACATGGAGCTCATCGACGTCGCCGATCCAGCCTGGCAGAGTGTCATCGACGCCCTCCCGGACCTGCTGGCCTAA
- a CDS encoding Predicted arabinose efflux permease, MFS family, with translation MLENYRAVFRTPGSAAFCAAAFVMRASIALYPLGLVLLISLRTGHYTFAGVLSGIYVISSGAGNPVLGRFVDRYGQTRLLVPITLIHVTAMGTMALLAELNAPDWTLIAPTAIGGFFYLAVGSLVRARWSYVLNNQAQLTTAYSLEATLDELIFVLGPVIATVVATQLDPTLVPVLGCVLVGGGAIWLSRLTGSAPPPHPEGSERTRSALRFRGMPLVFAAMLFTGGFFASTEITIIAFCGQRGSTGISGAVLACFSLGSASAGFIYGARHWALPLLRRFRWQSILFGAMPVLLLLADSIPVLALIAFVVGLATAPLLITAFGLVERIVPDRVLTEGMAWMTTGLSLGYGLFAGVVGRIADAEGARQAFAVAIGCGLLEALAAFGAYTMLRHAPLPGDAADAAALSA, from the coding sequence ATGCTCGAAAATTACCGCGCGGTCTTCCGTACACCCGGTAGTGCCGCGTTCTGCGCGGCAGCCTTCGTCATGCGCGCGTCGATCGCCCTGTACCCGCTCGGGCTGGTGCTGCTGATCTCGCTGCGGACCGGGCACTACACCTTCGCCGGAGTCCTCTCCGGGATCTACGTCATCTCCTCCGGCGCCGGCAACCCGGTGCTCGGGCGCTTCGTCGACCGTTACGGGCAGACCCGACTGCTGGTGCCGATCACCCTGATCCACGTGACGGCGATGGGCACCATGGCGCTGCTGGCCGAGCTCAACGCTCCGGACTGGACACTGATCGCGCCGACCGCGATCGGTGGCTTCTTCTACCTGGCCGTCGGTTCCCTGGTGCGCGCCCGTTGGTCGTATGTGCTGAACAACCAGGCCCAGTTGACGACGGCCTACTCGCTCGAAGCGACGCTGGACGAGCTCATCTTCGTGCTCGGGCCGGTCATCGCGACGGTGGTCGCCACCCAACTCGACCCGACGCTGGTGCCCGTCCTCGGCTGCGTGCTCGTCGGCGGTGGCGCGATCTGGCTGTCGCGACTCACTGGCAGCGCACCACCGCCGCACCCAGAAGGCAGCGAGCGCACTCGCTCCGCACTGCGCTTCCGCGGGATGCCGCTGGTCTTCGCGGCGATGCTCTTCACCGGCGGGTTCTTCGCCAGCACCGAGATCACCATCATCGCGTTCTGCGGTCAGCGTGGCTCCACCGGCATCAGCGGCGCGGTGCTGGCCTGCTTCTCGCTAGGGAGCGCCTCGGCCGGATTCATCTACGGCGCCCGGCACTGGGCGCTGCCGCTGCTGCGCCGCTTCCGGTGGCAGAGCATCCTCTTCGGTGCGATGCCGGTGCTGCTGCTGCTGGCCGACAGCATCCCCGTGCTCGCGCTCATCGCCTTCGTCGTCGGGCTGGCCACCGCCCCGCTGCTGATCACGGCCTTCGGCCTGGTCGAGCGGATCGTCCCGGACCGGGTCCTCACCGAGGGAATGGCCTGGATGACGACCGGGTTGAGCCTCGGGTACGGGCTCTTCGCCGGTGTGGTCGGCCGCATCGCCGACGCCGAGGGCGCTCGCCAGGCCTTCGCCGTGGCCATCGGCTGCGGGCTGCTGGAGGCGCTGGCCGCCTTCGGTGCCTACACGATGCTGCGCCATGCCCCGCTGCCCGGCGACGCCGCCGACGCGGCGGCCCTCTCGGCCTGA
- a CDS encoding pyruvate phosphate dikinase, whose protein sequence is MTKFVFDFAEGNRDMKDLLGGKGANLAEMTNLGLPVPPGFTITTEACHAFLRSGRLPEGLSEEVSTHLEALEARMGKKLGQSDNPLLVSVRSGAKFSMPGMMETVLNIGLNDQSVRGLAAQSGNERFAFDSYRRLIQMFGKTVLGIHGEYFEEAIDAAKHAKGTTSDLDLDANDLRTLVEAYKDVVVKHAGREFPQEPREQMDLAVKAVFESWNTDRAVIYRRQERIPSDLGTAVNICSMVFGNLDMTSGTGVAFTRDPASGAKGVYGDYLQNAQGEDVVAGIRNTIPLADLEGIDKSSYDELMKIMATLEGHYKDLCDIEFTVERGKLWMLQTRVGKRTAAAAFRIATQLVDQGLIEMDEAIQRVTGAQLAQLMFPRFDESSGMKQIAQGMNASPGAAVGRVVFDSYTAVKWSRSGEKVILVRRETNPDDLNGMIAAEGILTSRGGKTSHAAVVARGMGKTCVCGVDSIDVDTKSRVMRAPGGVVVKEGEVISIDGTSGKVYLGEVPVVASPVVRFFEGDETAVDDELVAAVARMMEHADGKRRLAVRANADNAEDAERARRFGAQGIGLCRTEHMFLGERRQLVEDLILADTDEERESRLAELLPLQRADFVGILQAMDGLPVTIRLLDPPLHEFLPDITELSVRVAVAEARGEEREGDLRMLQAVSRLHEQNPMLGLRGVRLGVVIPGLFAMQARAILEAAAERIKDGGVPRVEIMVPLVGAVQEFETVKQDIIQVARDVRTETGVFLDFLVGTMIELPRAALTADQIAEAAEFFSFGTNDLTQTTWGFSRDDVEAAFFSAYLEKGIFGVSPFESIDREGVGELVRIGVEKGRMMRPGLKLGVCGEHGGDPDSVHFFNRVGLDYVSCSPFRVPVARLEAGRASS, encoded by the coding sequence ATGACGAAGTTCGTGTTCGACTTTGCCGAAGGCAACCGGGATATGAAGGACCTACTGGGTGGCAAGGGGGCCAACCTCGCCGAGATGACGAATCTCGGTCTCCCCGTCCCGCCGGGCTTCACCATCACGACAGAGGCCTGTCACGCCTTCCTACGCAGCGGCCGCCTGCCGGAGGGGCTCAGCGAAGAGGTGAGCACCCATCTGGAGGCGCTGGAGGCCCGGATGGGGAAGAAGCTCGGGCAGTCGGACAACCCGCTGCTCGTCTCGGTCCGCTCGGGCGCCAAGTTCTCGATGCCCGGCATGATGGAGACCGTCCTCAACATCGGGTTGAACGACCAGTCGGTACGGGGACTGGCCGCGCAGTCGGGGAATGAGCGCTTCGCCTTCGACTCCTACCGTCGCCTGATCCAGATGTTCGGCAAGACCGTCCTCGGCATCCACGGTGAGTACTTCGAAGAGGCGATCGACGCCGCCAAGCACGCCAAGGGCACCACCAGCGACCTCGACCTGGACGCCAACGACCTCCGCACGCTGGTCGAGGCGTACAAGGACGTCGTCGTCAAGCACGCCGGACGGGAGTTCCCGCAGGAGCCCCGCGAGCAGATGGACCTGGCCGTGAAGGCCGTCTTCGAATCGTGGAACACCGACCGGGCCGTCATCTACCGCCGCCAGGAGCGCATCCCGAGCGACCTCGGCACGGCCGTCAACATCTGTTCGATGGTCTTCGGCAACCTGGACATGACCTCGGGCACCGGCGTCGCCTTCACCCGTGACCCCGCCTCGGGGGCCAAGGGCGTCTACGGCGATTACCTGCAGAACGCCCAGGGCGAGGACGTCGTCGCCGGCATCCGGAACACGATTCCGCTGGCCGATCTGGAGGGGATCGACAAGAGCTCCTACGACGAGCTGATGAAGATCATGGCCACCCTTGAAGGGCACTACAAGGACCTCTGCGACATCGAGTTCACCGTCGAGCGCGGGAAGCTCTGGATGCTGCAGACCCGGGTCGGTAAGCGCACGGCGGCCGCCGCCTTCCGGATCGCCACCCAGCTCGTCGACCAGGGCCTCATCGAGATGGACGAGGCGATCCAGCGGGTCACCGGCGCCCAGTTGGCTCAGTTGATGTTCCCGCGCTTCGACGAGTCCAGCGGGATGAAGCAGATCGCGCAGGGCATGAACGCCTCCCCGGGTGCGGCCGTCGGCCGGGTCGTCTTCGACTCGTACACCGCTGTGAAGTGGTCGCGTTCGGGCGAGAAGGTCATCCTGGTCCGTCGCGAGACCAACCCGGACGACCTCAACGGCATGATCGCCGCCGAGGGCATCCTCACCAGCCGCGGTGGCAAGACGTCGCACGCCGCCGTGGTCGCCCGTGGCATGGGCAAGACGTGTGTCTGCGGGGTCGACTCGATCGACGTCGACACCAAGAGCCGGGTCATGCGGGCGCCGGGTGGCGTCGTCGTCAAGGAGGGCGAGGTCATCTCCATCGACGGCACCTCCGGCAAGGTGTACCTGGGTGAGGTGCCGGTCGTCGCCTCGCCGGTGGTCCGCTTCTTCGAAGGTGACGAGACCGCCGTCGACGACGAGCTGGTGGCGGCGGTGGCCCGGATGATGGAGCACGCCGACGGCAAGCGCCGGCTGGCTGTGCGCGCAAACGCGGACAACGCCGAGGATGCCGAGCGGGCCCGCCGCTTCGGTGCGCAGGGCATCGGCCTCTGCCGGACCGAGCACATGTTCCTGGGTGAGCGGCGGCAGCTGGTCGAGGACCTGATCCTGGCCGACACCGACGAGGAGCGCGAGTCGCGCCTGGCCGAATTGCTGCCGCTGCAGCGGGCCGACTTCGTCGGCATCCTGCAGGCCATGGATGGGCTGCCGGTCACGATCCGCCTCCTCGACCCGCCGCTGCACGAGTTCCTCCCGGATATCACGGAGCTTTCGGTGCGCGTCGCCGTCGCCGAGGCCCGGGGCGAGGAGCGCGAAGGCGACCTGCGCATGCTGCAGGCGGTCAGCCGCCTCCACGAGCAGAACCCGATGCTCGGCCTGCGCGGGGTACGTCTGGGCGTAGTCATCCCCGGGCTCTTCGCGATGCAGGCCCGGGCCATCCTGGAGGCCGCCGCCGAGCGCATCAAGGACGGCGGGGTGCCGCGGGTGGAGATCATGGTCCCGCTGGTCGGAGCCGTGCAGGAGTTCGAGACCGTCAAGCAGGACATCATCCAGGTCGCCCGGGACGTGCGTACCGAGACCGGCGTCTTCCTGGACTTCCTGGTCGGGACGATGATCGAGCTGCCGCGGGCCGCGCTGACCGCCGATCAGATCGCGGAAGCGGCCGAGTTCTTCTCCTTCGGCACCAACGACCTCACCCAGACGACCTGGGGATTCTCCCGCGACGACGTCGAGGCCGCCTTCTTCTCGGCCTACCTGGAGAAGGGCATCTTCGGTGTCTCGCCCTTCGAGTCGATCGACCGCGAGGGCGTGGGCGAACTGGTGCGCATCGGCGTCGAGAAGGGCCGGATGATGCGTCCGGGCCTGAAGCTCGGCGTCTGCGGCGAGCACGGCGGTGATCCGGACTCGGTGCACTTCTTCAACCGGGTCGGCCTCGACTACGTCTCCTGCTCGCCGTTCCGGGTCCCGGTCGCTCGTCTCGAGGCCGGACGCGCCTCCAGCTGA
- a CDS encoding Antibiotic biosynthesis monooxygenase, whose amino-acid sequence MISVTHFDPAGDETFAERAQAALAALAARPGYVGGSLGRSTDDDGQWVIVTEWADVGSYRRALGGFEVKMLATPLLAQAIDQPSSFEQLVLIDADQQVTLRRSDRA is encoded by the coding sequence GTGATCTCGGTTACGCACTTTGACCCGGCCGGCGACGAGACGTTCGCCGAACGGGCCCAGGCCGCGCTCGCCGCCCTCGCCGCCCGCCCCGGCTACGTGGGCGGCAGCCTCGGTCGCTCCACCGACGACGACGGCCAGTGGGTCATCGTCACCGAGTGGGCCGACGTCGGCTCCTACCGGCGCGCGCTCGGCGGGTTCGAGGTGAAGATGCTGGCCACCCCGCTGCTGGCGCAGGCCATCGACCAGCCCAGCTCGTTCGAGCAGTTGGTACTCATCGACGCCGACCAGCAGGTGACGCTGCGGCGCAGCGACCGGGCCTGA
- a CDS encoding DNA replication and repair protein RecO: protein MPLYRDEAVVLRVHKLGEADRIVTLLTRRHGRVRAVGKGVRRTNSRFGARLEPGSHVDVQFHTRHNPEQAVSGNSSRGLDLVTQTESIGAFGAQLANDYPRWTAASAICETSERLTEEGEPALRLYLLVVGALRALVEREHDPSLVLDAFFIRATANAGWEPALQECAVCSEPGPHSWFNVQAGGVVCNDCRPSGSNRPQPATLALMIALLSGNWAVADASEASPRKEASGLIAAHLQWHLERGLRSLPLVDR, encoded by the coding sequence GTGCCGCTCTACCGAGACGAGGCGGTCGTGCTGCGCGTCCACAAGCTGGGCGAGGCCGACCGTATCGTCACGCTGCTCACCCGCCGGCACGGCCGGGTCCGGGCGGTCGGCAAGGGTGTACGCCGCACCAATTCCCGGTTCGGGGCGCGGCTGGAGCCGGGCAGCCATGTCGACGTGCAGTTCCACACCCGGCACAACCCGGAGCAGGCGGTATCGGGCAACTCCTCGCGCGGGCTGGACCTGGTAACCCAGACCGAGTCCATCGGTGCCTTCGGAGCCCAGCTGGCCAACGACTACCCGCGCTGGACGGCGGCGTCGGCCATCTGCGAGACCAGCGAGCGCCTCACCGAAGAGGGGGAGCCGGCGCTGCGGCTCTACCTGCTGGTGGTCGGGGCGCTCCGCGCGCTGGTCGAGCGGGAGCACGACCCGAGCCTCGTCCTTGACGCCTTCTTCATCCGGGCCACGGCAAACGCCGGATGGGAGCCGGCGCTGCAGGAGTGCGCCGTCTGCTCCGAACCCGGGCCGCACAGCTGGTTCAACGTGCAGGCCGGCGGGGTGGTCTGCAACGACTGCCGGCCGAGCGGCTCCAACCGTCCGCAGCCGGCCACCTTGGCGCTGATGATCGCGCTGCTGTCGGGGAATTGGGCGGTCGCCGACGCCAGCGAGGCCTCTCCTCGCAAGGAGGCCAGCGGCCTGATCGCCGCGCATCTGCAGTGGCACCTGGAGCGTGGCCTGCGCTCGCTGCCCCTCGTCGACCGCTGA